One Setaria viridis chromosome 5, Setaria_viridis_v4.0, whole genome shotgun sequence genomic region harbors:
- the LOC117857842 gene encoding CASP-like protein 4U1, translating to MPSTPRTPAPERPPPPVPAPAPPPPLETPLSPSPSSQPGEEYHTPPPSLDASPREQASFPSDGRGGGTPTRNPSFDSSPREEACLPSDGKGWAPARSPPLDASPREQASFPSDGRGGGTPTRSPSLDASPREQASFPSDGRGGGMPTRSPSLDASPREQASLPRDGRGGAPAKSPPLSPVRLPTPHLLPPPASPSAKNGQEGGAAGAAAPARPQLRLATGLLRTPSQGSLATKSPSPSPSPTPPSPLTPAPAANINNKSGQSTPKQRAETWKPPLSPAAAPAIAVPHFDPAEEAVTSPLRLGKPQLDHRQQQRQQHAAAAAAENGGSVPPDVAAVAAVGERRPLSVTLRLATAALSLAAFSVIASARTSGWAGDSHARHQQYRYAVAVNVIVCAYSIAQSFGEIRRLISPTFIFRSRPSYYCSLFLDQVLAYLLMSASSAAASRNDLWVSRFGTDAFNRKISSALWLSFIGFLMLALNALISTANLFSMV from the exons ATGCCGTCGACGCcacggacgccggcgccggagaggccgccgccgcccgtgcccgctcccgctcctcctccgcctctggAGACGCCCCTGTCGCCGTCGCCCTCGTCGCAGCCCGGGGAGGAGTaccacacgccgccgccgtcgctcgacGCGTCGCCGCGGGAGCAGGCAAGTTTCCCCAGcgacgggaggggaggaggaacgCCCACCAGGAACCCGTCGTTCGACTCGTCGCCGCGGGAGGAGGCCTGCTTGCCCAGCGACGGGAAGGGATGGGCGCCCGCCAGGAGCCCGCCGCTCGACGCGTCTCCGCGGGAGCAAGCAAGTTTCCCCAGcgacgggaggggaggaggaacgCCCACCAGGAGCCCGTCGCTCGACGCGTCGCCGCGGGAGCAGGCAAGTTTCCCCAGcgacgggaggggaggaggaatgCCCACCAGGAGCCCGTCGCTCGACGCGTCGCCGCGGGAGCAGGCCAGCTTGCCCCGCGACGGGAGAGGTGGGGCGCCCGCCAAGAGCCCGCCGCTCTCGCCCGTGCGCCTCCCCACGCCgcacctcctgccgccgcccgcctccccctccgccaaGAACGGGCAAGAAGGGGGCGCTGCGGGGGCTGCGGCGCCGGCCCGCCCGCAGCTCCGCCTAGCGACGGGGCTCCTCCGGACGCCGTCGCAGGGGTCGCTCGCGACCAagtccccgtccccgtcgccgtcgcccacgccgccctcgccgctgaCTCCGGCGCCCGCGGCCAACATCAACAACAAGAGCGGCCAGAGCACGCCCAAGCAGCGCGCGGAGACCTGGAAGCCGCCGCTGTCGCCTGCAGCCGCACCGGCGATCGCGGTGCCACACTTCGACCCCGCAGAGGAGGCAGTCACGTCGCCGCTGCGCCTCGGCAAGCCGCAGCTCGAccaccgccagcagcagcgacagcagcacgcggcggcggcggcggcggagaacgGGGGATCGGTGCCCCCCGAcgtggcggccgtggccgcggtcggggAGAGGAGGCCGCTGTCGGTGACGCTGCGGCTGGCCACGGCGGCGCTCAGCCTCGCGGCCTTCTCAGTCATCGccagcgcccggacgtccgggTGGGCCGGCGACTCCCACGCCCGCCACCAGCAGTACAG GTACGCCGTCGCAGTGAACGTGATCGTCTGCGCCTACTCGATCGCGCAATCCTTCGGCGAGATCCGCCGCCTGATCTCACCCACGTTCATATTCCGGAGCAGGCCAAGCTACTACTGCAGCCTGTTCCTGGACCAG GTTCTGGCGTACCTCCTGAtgtcggcgtcgtcggcggccGCGTCTCGCAACGACCTGTGGGTGTCGAGGTTCGGCACGGACGCCTTCAACAGGAAGATCAGCAGCGCCCTGTGGCTGTCGTTCATCGGGTTCCTCATGCTCGCTCTCAACGCGCTCATCTCCACGGCCAATCTCTTCAGCATGGTCTGA
- the LOC117857843 gene encoding uncharacterized protein, with protein sequence MAAQALPFLRWSRSASSLRAHCSATAAPRRLFSALRRPAAAAARCEAGSKVMLKGMDYSELENWVQAQGFRPGQAMMLWKCLYGNNVWAHCHDELTGLNKDFRNMITERADLKALTVKDILTASDGTRKILFSLEDGPVIETVIIPCARGRTTVCVSSQVGCAMNCQFCFTGRMGLRKHLSTAEIVEQAVFARRLFSDEFGAITNVVFMGMGEPFHNIDNVLKASAIMVDDQGLHFSPRKVTVSTSGLVPQLKRFLHESNCSLAVSLNATTDEVRNWIMPINRKYNLNLLLGTLREEVCLRKNYRVLFEYVMLSGVNDSMDDAKRLIELVQGIPCKINLISFNPHSGSQFKPTPDEKILEFRNVLIQGGLIVFVRLSRGDDQMAACGQLGEPGDYQLPLLRVPEKFQVAL encoded by the exons ATGGCGGCGCAAGCGCTGCCGTTCCTCCGGTGGAGCCGGagcgcctcctccctccgcgcGCACTGCTCCGCCacagccgcgccgcgccgcctcttctccgccctccgacgccctgccgccgccgccgcccgctgcgaGGCCGGCTCCAAGGTCATGCTCAAGGGGATGGATTACTCGGAACTCGAG AATTGGGTGCAGGCGCAGGGGTTTCGGCCCGGCCAGGCCATGATGCTGTGGAAATGCCTATACGGGAACAACGTTTGGGCTCATTGCCACGACGAGCTAACTG GTTTAAACAAGGACTTCAGGAATATGATAACCGAGCGTGCTGATCTCAAGGCATTAACTGTGAAGGACATTCTCACTGCATCAGATGGAACCCGTAAG ATACTGTTCTCTCTTGAAGATGGTCCAGTGATTGAAACAGTTATCATTCCTTGCGCTAGGGGCAGAACAACTGTCTGTGTTTCAAGTCAAGTTGGTTGCGCCATGAACTGTCAATTTTGCTTCACTGGAAG GATGGGTTTGAGAAAGCATCTGTCAACAGCTGAAATTGTTGAGCAGGCTGTGTTTGCTCGTAGACTATTCTCTGATGAATTTGGAGCAATTACTAATGTTGTATTTATG GGCATGGGTGAACCATTTCACAATATTGACAATGTACTAAAAGCCTCAGCAATAATGGTTGATGATCAAGGTCTTCATTTTAGTCCTCGCAAGGTTACTGTCTCCACAAGTGGTCTTGTCCCTCAGTTAAAACGCTTCCTCCATGAATCCAATTGCTCCCTGGCTGTCAGTCTTAATGCAACAACAGACGAG GTTAGAAACTGGATAATGCCCATAAACAGAAAGTACAATCTTAACTTGCTTCTTGGCACCTTAAGGGAGGAAGTCTGCCTCAGAAAGAATTACAGAGTTCTATTTGAATATGTCATGCTTTCTGGAGTGAACGACAG TATGGATGATGCGAAGAGGCTTATAGAGCTTGTCCAAGGGATCCCTTGCAAGATCAACCTCATTTCTTTCAATCCCCACAGTGGTTCCCAATTCAAGCCCACACCCGATGAGAAGATACTCGAGTTCCGCAATGTTTTAATTCAAGGTGGCCTTATAGTTTTTGTTCGGCTCAGCAGAGGGGATGATCAAATGGCTGCGTGCGGGCAGCTAGGAGAGCCTGGAGACTATCAGCTACCTCTGCTCCGTGTACCCGAGAAATTTCAGGTCGCCTTGTGA
- the LOC117857844 gene encoding probable glycosyltransferase At5g03795: protein MRPPPHLAAPSAAAPSSAASHTGPSRRRHRHRGATTTSSVACCRVAALACLLAAGAATALLTLSLPSTPGASTTTTTDFTVRLSVANQPPPPTHLPAPPAPATPPPPPPSPPAVRRRKREPSYWRMAPEEALRYAKREIRDAEPALDDPDLYAPLFKNVSQFKRSYELMERILKVYIYQDGRRPIFHTPPLSGIYASEGWFMKLLKESRRHVVADPSKAHLFYLPYSSQQLRLTLYVPDSHDLRPLSVYLRNFVRGLANKYPFWNRTRGADHFLVACHDWGPYTATSHRDLRKNAIKALCNADSSEGIFTPGKDVSLPETTIRTPRRPLRYVGGLPVSRRGILAFFAGNVHGRVRPELLRHWGDGRDDDMRVYSLLPSRVSRRMSYIQHMKNSRFCLCPMGYEVNSPRIVEALYYECVPVIIADNFVLPLSEVLDWSAFSVVVAEKDIPDLKRILQGIPLRRYVAMHGCVKRLQRHFLWHARPIKYDLFHMILHSIWLSRVNQVELDG, encoded by the exons atgcggccaccgccgcacctcgcggccccctccgccgccgcaccctcgTCCGCCGCCTCCCACACCGGGCCGtcccggcgccggcaccgccacCGCGGCGCGACGACGACGTCCTCCGTCGCCTGCTGCCGCGTCGCGGCGCTCGCGTGCCTcctcgcggcgggcgcggccacGGCGCTGCTCACCCTCTCCCTGCCCTCCACGCCCGGCGCGTCCACCACAACAACAACTGACTTCACCGTACGATTGTCAGTCGCGaaccagccgccgccaccaacgcATTTGCCAGCGCCTCCGGCACCCgccacgccgccccctccgccgccgtccccgcccgcCGTGAGGCGTCGAAAGCGAGAG CCGTCGTACTGGAGGATGGCGCCGGAGGAGGCGCTTCGGTACGCCAAGAGGGAGATACGCGACGCTGAGCCGGCGCTCGACGACCCTGACCTGTACGCGCCTCTGTTCAAGAACGTCTCCCAGTTCAAGAG GAGCTATGAACTGATGGAACGGATACTCAAAGTTTACATTTACCAGGACGGCCGGAGGCCCATCTTCCACACGCCCCCGCTCAGCGGCATCTACGCCTCCGAGGGCTGGTTCATGAAGCTCCTCAAGGAGAGCCGCCGGCACGTCGTCGCCGACCCCAGCAAGGCGCACCTCTTCTACCTGCCCTACAGCTCCCAGCAGCTGAGGCTCACGCTCTACGTGCCCGACTCCCACGACCTCAGGCCGCTGTCCGTGTACCTGAGGAACTTCGTCAGAGGCCTCGCCAACAAGTACCCCTTCTGGAATCGCACCAGAGGGGCCGACCATTTCCTCGTCGCCTGCCACGATTGG GGACCTTACACGGCGACCTCGCACCGCGACCTCCGTAAGAACGCCATCAAGGCGCTGTGCAACGCCGACAGCTCGGAGGGGATCTTCACCCCGGGGAAAGATGTCTCCCTGCCGGAGACGACCATCCGGACGCCGAGGCGGCCTCTCCGGTACGTGGGCGGGCTGCCGGTGTCCCGTCGGGGCATCCTGGCCTTCTTCGCCGGCAACGTGCACGGCAGGGTCCGGCCGGAGCTCCTCAGGCACTGGGGCGACGGGCGGGACGACGACATGAGGGTGTACAGCCTGCTGCCGAGCAGGGTGTCCCGGCGGATGAGCTACATCCAGCACATGAAGAACAGCCGCTTCTGCCTGTGCCCCATGGGGTACGAGGTGAACAGCCCCCGGATCGTGGAGGCGCTCTACTACGAGTGCGTGCCGGTGATCATCGCCGACAACTTCGTGCTGCCGCTGAGCGAGGTGCTGGACTGGAGCGCCTTCTCGGTGGTGGTCGCCGAGAAGGACATACCGGACCTCAAGAGGATCCTGCAGGGGATCCCGCTCCGGAGGTACGTGGCCATGCACGGCTGCGTGAAGCGGCTGCAGCGGCACTTCCTGTGGCACGCCAGGCCGATTAAGTACGACCTCTTCCACATGATCCTGCACTCCATCTGGTTGAGCAGAGTGAACCAGGTGGAGCTCGACGGCTGA